In Geoalkalibacter sp., a single genomic region encodes these proteins:
- a CDS encoding SDR family NAD(P)-dependent oxidoreductase gives MAVTSCTFKDIAGKVVIVTGGSSGIGFAMAQAFAENGAHLMLLDIDKEAMTKAKANLERINPQYEVATVSASVTDEDAIEAAFARCESGFGRIDILLNNAGIAINKPSLEVTPEEWRRGIEINLTGVFICAQAAARRMIRQKNGVIINMASMYGVASAPQRAAYCASKAGVVSLTKSLAVEWAPYGIRMNAIGPGYTRTPFVEELVRTGRLNMESLRQRTPLGRLGEPEEMANIALFLASDCSAFVTGHTLIADGGWTANGYM, from the coding sequence ATGGCTGTGACATCTTGCACTTTTAAAGACATTGCTGGAAAGGTGGTGATCGTCACCGGAGGCAGCAGTGGCATTGGCTTCGCCATGGCTCAAGCATTTGCCGAAAACGGGGCTCACTTGATGTTGCTAGACATCGACAAAGAAGCCATGACAAAGGCCAAAGCGAATCTTGAACGGATCAACCCTCAGTACGAAGTCGCAACCGTCAGTGCATCGGTGACCGATGAAGATGCCATTGAGGCGGCATTCGCCCGTTGCGAATCAGGCTTTGGCCGCATCGACATTCTTCTCAACAATGCAGGTATTGCAATCAACAAGCCGTCACTCGAGGTTACTCCGGAGGAGTGGAGACGAGGCATCGAAATTAACCTCACAGGTGTATTTATCTGTGCTCAGGCCGCAGCCCGGCGCATGATTCGGCAAAAAAATGGCGTAATTATCAATATGGCGTCCATGTATGGAGTTGCATCAGCTCCGCAGCGCGCAGCCTATTGCGCATCCAAGGCAGGGGTTGTCTCGCTGACTAAATCGTTGGCCGTGGAATGGGCGCCTTATGGCATCCGTATGAATGCCATAGGTCCAGGCTACACACGCACCCCGTTTGTTGAGGAGTTGGTCCGGACTGGTCGATTGAACATGGAGTCGTTGCGCCAGCGTACGCCTCTTGGCCGTTTGGGTGAGCCCGAAGAAATGGCTAACATCGCTCTGTTTCTCGCCTCTGATTGTAGCGCCTTTGTCACCGGGCACACGCTCATAGCCGATGGCGGATGGACGGCCAACGGGTACATGTAA
- a CDS encoding VOC family protein, with translation MTIRMIAPLEVGICCRNLSEMRLFYEETLGFSFIGEAVVAAETAVSLGLSAEGYKVVRLQTPYGERIKLLASDTPPAAGTSFTYFLENPGATYLTFIVDNIGATIKRLLASGITFITGSESVQVRPGVQAAFCRDPEGNTLELVEFADISSYRQDLKKADLSL, from the coding sequence ATGACAATCCGAATGATTGCTCCTCTTGAGGTCGGCATCTGCTGTCGCAACCTCTCTGAAATGCGTCTTTTTTATGAAGAGACGCTTGGTTTTTCTTTCATCGGCGAAGCTGTCGTTGCTGCCGAAACTGCAGTGTCGTTGGGCCTCAGTGCAGAGGGCTATAAGGTAGTCAGGCTACAAACCCCTTACGGCGAACGCATCAAGTTGTTGGCCTCTGATACCCCCCCGGCAGCGGGGACCAGTTTTACATATTTTCTTGAAAACCCTGGTGCGACTTATCTGACCTTCATCGTTGACAACATAGGTGCGACGATCAAGCGCCTCCTTGCCTCCGGAATCACATTCATAACGGGCTCTGAGAGTGTTCAGGTTCGTCCCGGGGTGCAAGCCGCTTTTTGTCGCGATCCCGAAGGGAACACTCTGGAGTTAGTGGAGTTCGCGGACATCAGCTCCTACCGACAAGATTTAAAGAAAGCTGACTTATCTCTTTAG
- a CDS encoding alpha-ketoacid dehydrogenase subunit alpha/beta, giving the protein MSSIKTLKPLASWQELRATPKDWDAASPIKLGSMLTCLHLIRAFEKATLDCATKGLVHGPVHSSIGQEGGAVGSILALKKGDKVNGSHRGHHQFLAKALSHVSPGGLVPTAPVPADVYAVLKKTLAEIMGLAQGYCKGRGGSMHLRWEDAGMLGTNAIVGGGTPMAAGVAWCNKRAGTDNVVVNYFGDGAANIGSVLETFNLAAAWKLPVCFFIENNHYAVSTAVAEVTGDSRLSGRGPGFNIPAWRVDGMDPLAVFLAMEEALAHMRNAKGPTLIEAEVYRETHHSGPMPGSAFRYRSKEEESLWKARDPLEQMEKEMLARKLITEEEIASLQRQAQDAMHHVIAELTEKNGPSFAIKADLWPKPDFCNFGIRGNLSEMEGLRTEELRDYEGKLREMKLVEAAAGVMLRRMETDERIVVMGEDVHRLGGGTNGVTKGIPERFPDRILGTPISENAFVGLGGGMAMDGRFRPVVELMYADFFWVAADQVFNQVAKARHMYGGDLEMPFVLRTKIAIGTGYGSQHSMDPAGVFAMSPGLRIVAPSTPFDYIGLMNSALACNDPVVVLEHVELYNTVGLVPEEDMDYFIPLGKAKVARSGKELTILTYLSMVKKSVEVAESLGIDAEVIDLRTLDRAGLDWDTIGASIQKTNNVLIVEQGTLGNSYGTMLGDEIQRRYMDWLDQPVKRVHGAEAWPSVSKVLEAAANAGQEEIKRELLAMLKDAGK; this is encoded by the coding sequence ATGTCGAGCATTAAGACGCTGAAACCTCTTGCATCTTGGCAAGAACTGCGTGCGACTCCGAAGGACTGGGATGCTGCCTCGCCGATAAAGCTCGGCTCGATGTTGACCTGTCTGCACCTGATCCGTGCCTTCGAAAAGGCGACTCTCGACTGTGCAACCAAAGGCCTTGTTCACGGTCCGGTGCATTCGAGTATCGGGCAGGAAGGCGGAGCGGTCGGTTCGATTCTGGCACTAAAAAAAGGGGACAAAGTTAATGGTTCTCACCGAGGTCACCACCAGTTCCTGGCAAAAGCATTGAGCCATGTGTCTCCGGGCGGACTCGTACCGACAGCACCCGTTCCGGCAGACGTGTATGCCGTATTGAAGAAGACTCTTGCAGAAATCATGGGCTTGGCCCAGGGGTACTGCAAAGGTCGGGGCGGCTCGATGCATCTGCGCTGGGAGGATGCTGGCATGCTCGGAACCAATGCAATTGTCGGCGGCGGCACACCAATGGCCGCAGGTGTCGCCTGGTGTAATAAACGGGCAGGGACCGATAATGTCGTAGTCAATTATTTTGGCGATGGGGCAGCCAATATCGGTTCCGTGCTCGAAACGTTCAATCTGGCGGCCGCGTGGAAATTGCCTGTCTGCTTCTTTATTGAAAACAACCACTATGCAGTATCGACCGCCGTCGCGGAGGTCACGGGAGACTCCCGGTTGTCGGGGCGTGGTCCTGGTTTCAATATTCCAGCTTGGCGAGTTGACGGCATGGATCCTCTTGCGGTTTTCCTGGCAATGGAGGAGGCACTGGCCCATATGCGTAACGCCAAGGGACCGACTCTGATCGAGGCGGAGGTTTACCGTGAAACTCATCATAGCGGTCCGATGCCCGGGAGTGCGTTTCGTTATCGCAGCAAAGAGGAGGAATCCCTCTGGAAAGCTCGCGATCCGTTGGAACAGATGGAAAAAGAGATGCTGGCTCGCAAACTGATTACTGAAGAAGAAATCGCTTCACTTCAGAGGCAAGCACAGGATGCGATGCATCACGTTATTGCCGAGTTGACCGAGAAAAATGGCCCTAGCTTTGCGATCAAAGCGGATCTGTGGCCAAAGCCAGATTTCTGCAATTTCGGGATCCGTGGGAATCTTTCTGAAATGGAAGGGCTCCGAACGGAAGAGTTGCGTGACTATGAGGGAAAACTTCGGGAAATGAAATTGGTCGAGGCGGCGGCAGGGGTCATGCTACGACGAATGGAAACCGATGAACGGATTGTGGTGATGGGCGAAGACGTTCATCGTCTGGGTGGTGGGACCAACGGCGTGACCAAGGGGATTCCGGAACGTTTTCCCGACCGGATTCTGGGAACCCCAATCTCGGAAAACGCCTTTGTTGGCCTCGGGGGCGGCATGGCCATGGATGGCAGGTTCAGGCCAGTGGTCGAACTGATGTACGCGGATTTTTTCTGGGTGGCGGCGGATCAGGTTTTCAACCAGGTCGCCAAAGCAAGGCATATGTACGGAGGCGACCTGGAAATGCCTTTTGTCCTCAGGACCAAAATTGCCATAGGGACGGGATACGGCTCTCAACACTCGATGGATCCGGCCGGCGTGTTTGCAATGTCACCCGGATTGCGAATCGTGGCACCCTCCACCCCCTTTGACTATATCGGTCTGATGAATAGCGCTTTGGCTTGCAACGACCCGGTGGTGGTCCTCGAACATGTTGAGCTTTACAATACCGTTGGCCTGGTCCCTGAGGAAGACATGGACTATTTCATCCCCTTAGGAAAGGCGAAGGTGGCAAGGTCTGGTAAAGAACTTACCATTCTCACCTACCTGTCCATGGTCAAAAAATCTGTCGAAGTGGCAGAATCGCTGGGGATCGATGCTGAAGTCATTGACCTGCGCACACTTGATCGCGCAGGACTGGACTGGGACACCATCGGCGCAAGCATTCAGAAAACCAATAATGTGCTGATCGTTGAACAGGGGACCTTGGGGAATTCCTACGGAACAATGCTGGGTGACGAAATCCAGAGACGGTACATGGACTGGCTCGATCAACCGGTCAAAAGAGTCCATGGCGCCGAAGCCTGGCCAAGTGTGTCAAAGGTGCTGGAGGCTGCTGCAAATGCGGGCCAGGAAGAGATCAAGCGAGAGCTCCTTGCCATGTTGAAGGATGCAGGGAAGTAG
- a CDS encoding pyruvate dehydrogenase complex dihydrolipoamide acetyltransferase, producing MPIDIRMPSLDPSMSEARVVKWLKAAGDPVEIGEPIVEIETDKAVVDVEAEAKGFFAKALVAEGSYAPVNSVIGIIMETGKGVTALQEVAAAPTKSAEERMPGLTPAEPPVSLEPRNLSEKEIPPSATRQFASPLARRLATLEGLDLTQLRGSGPNGRIVKGDIESALKAKSAQGVPCTRMQAEVPGREFSGLPDCEVFSNTSMRSSIARRLTESSREIPHYYLVLDCELDKLLALRQEVNAADHDGEKVSLNDFIIRAAALALKKVPAANAAWTESAILRFRQADISVAVSLDGGLITPVVRNADAKNLRQISAEARELAARARAGKLLPEEYKGGTFTISNLGMYGIKSFTSIINPPQGAILSVGAGEPRPVVKEGQLCVATVMTVTLAADHRCIDGAVGAEFLAAFKKLIEQPIALLF from the coding sequence ATGCCTATTGATATTCGGATGCCGTCCCTAGACCCTTCGATGAGTGAAGCGAGGGTTGTCAAATGGCTGAAGGCTGCGGGAGACCCTGTCGAGATCGGCGAACCGATCGTCGAGATCGAGACCGACAAAGCCGTTGTTGATGTTGAAGCAGAGGCAAAGGGGTTCTTTGCAAAAGCTCTGGTTGCCGAAGGAAGCTATGCGCCAGTTAATTCGGTGATTGGAATAATTATGGAGACAGGCAAAGGAGTGACCGCATTGCAGGAGGTGGCCGCTGCTCCTACCAAATCAGCGGAGGAACGAATGCCCGGGCTCACTCCTGCGGAACCCCCTGTTTCGCTTGAGCCCAGGAATTTATCCGAGAAAGAAATCCCGCCTTCCGCAACTCGCCAGTTCGCCAGCCCTCTTGCCCGTCGCCTGGCTACCTTGGAAGGTTTGGACCTGACACAGCTCCGCGGATCGGGGCCGAACGGCCGAATTGTGAAAGGCGATATCGAGTCGGCGCTGAAGGCAAAATCCGCTCAAGGTGTTCCCTGCACACGAATGCAGGCAGAGGTTCCGGGCCGCGAATTCTCCGGTCTGCCAGATTGCGAAGTGTTCAGCAATACATCTATGCGCAGCTCTATTGCGCGCCGTTTGACCGAATCAAGTCGGGAGATACCCCATTACTACCTGGTCCTCGATTGCGAACTGGATAAACTGCTGGCCTTGCGGCAGGAGGTGAACGCTGCCGATCACGACGGGGAGAAGGTCTCCCTCAATGATTTTATAATTCGCGCGGCGGCGCTCGCCTTGAAAAAGGTTCCTGCGGCCAATGCCGCCTGGACCGAGTCCGCTATTCTGCGCTTCAGGCAGGCTGACATTTCCGTCGCCGTGTCACTTGACGGAGGCCTGATCACCCCGGTTGTACGCAATGCCGATGCCAAAAACTTGCGGCAGATCTCTGCCGAGGCCAGGGAACTTGCCGCTCGGGCCAGAGCTGGGAAGCTTCTGCCGGAGGAGTACAAGGGGGGAACATTCACTATCTCCAATCTCGGGATGTATGGCATCAAGAGTTTTACTTCGATCATCAATCCGCCGCAGGGGGCCATCCTTTCCGTAGGCGCAGGGGAGCCGCGCCCGGTAGTCAAGGAAGGACAGCTATGCGTTGCCACTGTCATGACCGTTACCCTCGCAGCTGATCATCGCTGCATCGATGGCGCGGTTGGCGCGGAGTTCCTCGCTGCCTTCAAGAAGCTGATTGAACAGCCGATTGCGTTGCTGTTTTAG
- the lpdA gene encoding dihydrolipoyl dehydrogenase produces MAKAEFDIIVLGAGPGGYVGAIRAAQLGFRTALIEANHLGGVCLNWGCIPTKAMLRSAEIYRQFKHAESYGLSSSQVEFDLQKIVARSRNIAKQLSSGVAHLLKKNKVTVFDGYGRLLGGGKLSVEKNGREPLFLSGKHILLATGSRPRISPGLEPDGNLVWTSKEALVPKSLPPSLLVIGSGAIGIEFASFYNAFGSKVTVVEIMDQILPTEDREIAEFAQKEMEKQGIRFLLGTKVGNLRRDEGTVEATCEKAGKSESITVSRVISAVGVVPNVEDIGLEAAGVLLDARGFIQTNAHGRTTAEGIFAIGDVSGGPCLAHKASHEAILCVETIAGLQGVHALDKTLIPSCTYSHPQVASVGLTEVMAKEAGNQINVGRFPARGNGKAIAMGEPEGLVKTIFDARTGELLGAHLVGAEVTELIQGFAIAKNLETTEVDLIRTIFPHPTLSEMIHESVLGACGRAIHV; encoded by the coding sequence GTGGCGAAAGCAGAATTTGACATCATCGTTCTTGGTGCCGGCCCCGGTGGTTACGTTGGGGCGATACGCGCCGCCCAGTTGGGTTTCAGAACTGCGCTGATTGAAGCAAACCACTTGGGAGGCGTTTGTCTGAACTGGGGCTGCATCCCGACGAAGGCGATGTTGAGATCGGCAGAGATTTATCGCCAATTCAAGCATGCCGAGAGCTACGGACTGAGTTCGTCGCAGGTTGAATTCGACCTGCAGAAGATCGTTGCCCGGTCCCGCAATATCGCAAAACAATTGAGTTCCGGTGTGGCCCATCTCCTGAAAAAGAACAAGGTCACCGTCTTCGACGGCTACGGCAGGCTACTCGGAGGTGGGAAGCTAAGCGTTGAAAAAAATGGTAGGGAACCCTTGTTCTTGTCAGGGAAGCACATCCTTCTTGCCACCGGTTCCCGGCCGCGCATATCCCCGGGCCTGGAGCCCGACGGGAATCTGGTCTGGACATCGAAGGAAGCGTTAGTCCCGAAATCGCTGCCACCATCTCTGTTGGTCATCGGATCCGGTGCCATCGGTATAGAGTTCGCCAGCTTTTACAATGCCTTTGGTTCGAAGGTGACGGTTGTCGAGATCATGGACCAGATCCTGCCCACCGAAGACCGGGAAATCGCTGAATTTGCCCAAAAGGAGATGGAGAAACAAGGCATCCGGTTTCTCCTCGGGACCAAGGTTGGCAACTTGCGCCGAGATGAAGGCACGGTTGAGGCCACTTGCGAAAAAGCTGGAAAATCGGAGAGTATCACTGTGTCCAGGGTCATCTCTGCGGTCGGCGTTGTGCCGAACGTCGAAGATATTGGTCTTGAAGCTGCGGGTGTCCTCCTGGACGCCCGTGGTTTCATCCAGACCAATGCACATGGGCGGACGACGGCGGAGGGAATTTTTGCAATAGGAGATGTGTCAGGAGGGCCATGCCTTGCTCACAAGGCAAGCCACGAAGCCATCCTGTGTGTCGAAACAATCGCAGGTTTACAAGGGGTTCATGCGCTGGACAAGACTCTGATCCCGAGTTGCACTTATAGCCATCCGCAGGTCGCTAGTGTCGGCCTCACCGAGGTCATGGCAAAAGAAGCTGGCAACCAGATCAATGTCGGACGTTTTCCCGCCAGGGGTAACGGCAAGGCCATTGCTATGGGCGAGCCCGAAGGATTGGTGAAAACCATTTTTGACGCACGAACGGGAGAACTGTTGGGCGCCCACCTTGTGGGTGCGGAGGTGACGGAGTTGATTCAAGGTTTTGCAATTGCCAAGAACCTGGAGACCACAGAGGTAGACCTCATTCGTACCATATTTCCGCACCCCACGCTCTCCGAGATGATTCACGAGTCGGTACTTGGCGCCTGCGGCCGTGCGATTCATGTTTAG
- a CDS encoding YifB family Mg chelatase-like AAA ATPase → MLAKVLSGALLGIDAYPVDVEVDIAQGLPQFSTVGLPEGAVRESKDRVISAIKNSGYEFPARRITINLAPADIKKDGAAFDLPMAVGLLTATGLVKEGAAGRFVMMGELSLDGRVKPVRGVLPVAVAARDWRTQGLILPEENTPEGAIVEGLKVYGVRDLGEVVAFLNGERPLEPCAPPASELFDRALQGAEDFAEVRGQEHAKRALEVAAAGGHNMLMVGPPGSGKTMLARRISTILPDLSFAEALETTKIHSVMGLLPEKQALIARRPFRHPHHTISDAGLIGGGSYPRPGEVSLAHNGVLFLDELPEFKKNVLEMLRQPLEDGQVTIARAATSLTYPADFMLVAAMNPCKCGFLFESGNLCTCTPHDILHYRRRLSGPLLDRIDLHVEVPRVPHRDLADPADAEPSAAIRARVEAARQVQRERLAPYGLHANAAMAARHIRKFCPVDEQGHKLLEMVTDRLGLSARSYARILKVARTIADLAGEEQIRQEHLAEAIQYRGLDRKTR, encoded by the coding sequence ATGCTCGCCAAAGTCCTGTCCGGCGCACTGCTGGGCATTGACGCCTATCCCGTGGACGTCGAAGTCGACATCGCCCAGGGCCTGCCGCAATTCTCCACGGTGGGCCTGCCCGAGGGGGCGGTGCGCGAAAGCAAGGATCGCGTCATCTCGGCCATCAAGAATTCCGGCTACGAATTTCCCGCGCGCCGCATCACCATCAATCTCGCCCCCGCCGACATCAAAAAAGACGGTGCCGCCTTCGACCTGCCCATGGCCGTGGGCCTGCTCACCGCGACGGGACTGGTCAAGGAGGGCGCCGCCGGGCGCTTCGTCATGATGGGCGAGTTGTCCCTCGACGGCCGCGTCAAACCGGTGCGCGGCGTGCTGCCGGTGGCGGTGGCGGCGCGCGACTGGCGGACGCAGGGCCTCATCCTGCCCGAGGAAAACACCCCGGAGGGCGCTATCGTCGAGGGCCTCAAGGTCTACGGCGTGCGCGATCTCGGCGAGGTGGTGGCCTTTCTCAACGGCGAACGGCCCCTGGAACCCTGCGCCCCACCGGCGTCGGAACTGTTCGACCGGGCGCTTCAGGGCGCCGAGGATTTCGCCGAGGTACGCGGTCAGGAGCACGCCAAGCGCGCCCTCGAGGTCGCGGCGGCCGGCGGCCACAACATGCTGATGGTCGGCCCGCCCGGCAGCGGCAAGACCATGCTGGCGCGGCGCATCTCCACCATCCTGCCCGATCTGAGCTTCGCCGAAGCCCTGGAAACCACCAAGATCCACTCGGTGATGGGCCTGTTGCCCGAAAAGCAGGCCCTGATCGCGCGGCGCCCTTTTCGCCACCCCCACCACACCATTTCCGACGCGGGGCTCATCGGCGGCGGCAGCTATCCGCGACCCGGCGAGGTGAGCCTGGCGCACAACGGCGTGTTGTTTCTGGACGAACTGCCGGAATTCAAGAAAAACGTGCTGGAGATGCTGCGCCAGCCCCTCGAAGATGGGCAGGTGACCATCGCGCGCGCCGCCACCAGCCTCACCTACCCCGCCGACTTCATGCTGGTGGCCGCCATGAACCCCTGCAAGTGCGGATTTCTCTTTGAATCCGGCAACTTATGCACTTGTACACCGCACGACATTCTGCATTACCGGCGGCGTCTTTCCGGCCCGCTGCTCGACCGCATCGACCTGCATGTCGAAGTCCCTCGCGTCCCTCACCGGGACCTGGCTGACCCTGCGGATGCCGAACCTTCGGCCGCCATCCGCGCACGGGTGGAGGCCGCCCGCCAGGTGCAGCGTGAGCGCCTCGCCCCTTATGGCCTACACGCCAACGCCGCAATGGCCGCCCGTCATATCCGAAAGTTCTGTCCGGTCGATGAGCAGGGGCATAAACTGCTGGAGATGGTCACCGACCGCCTTGGGCTTTCCGCCCGCAGCTACGCCCGCATCCTCAAGGTGGCTAGGACGATTGCTGATTTGGCTGGCGAGGAGCAGATCCGTCAGGAGCACCTGGCCGAGGCGATTCAGTACCGGGGGCTGGATCGGAAGACAAGGTAA
- the trxB gene encoding thioredoxin-disulfide reductase: MSQEQYDVLIIGGGPAGLTAGLYTSRAKLRSLMVERMILGGQVMTTTKVENYPGFPGGIDGPDLMLRFQEHCQEFGLEVRYGEVEAIVDRGHLKAVRVDGAEILTRTVIITTGAEPRKLGVPGEVELTGRGVSYCATCDGAFFKNVPVAIIGGGDTAAEEALFLTRFASKVYLIHRRDQLRATKILQERLFGNDKIELIWDTEVLRIEGDARGVRAIELRHLKSGEKSSLPLEGVFMAIGVTPKAHFLADVLKLTEEGYILTDAECRTSMPGVFAAGDVRKKLLKQIATAVGDGAVAAIMAEKYLMDEE, translated from the coding sequence ATGTCGCAAGAGCAGTATGACGTTCTCATCATCGGCGGCGGACCCGCCGGCCTCACCGCCGGTCTCTACACCTCGCGCGCCAAGCTGCGCTCGCTCATGGTCGAGCGCATGATTCTCGGCGGACAGGTCATGACCACCACCAAGGTGGAAAACTACCCCGGTTTTCCCGGCGGTATCGACGGCCCCGACCTGATGCTGCGCTTTCAGGAACACTGCCAGGAATTCGGCCTCGAGGTGCGCTACGGCGAGGTCGAGGCCATCGTCGACCGGGGTCACCTCAAGGCGGTGCGTGTTGACGGCGCGGAAATCCTGACCCGTACAGTCATTATTACCACGGGCGCCGAACCCCGCAAGCTCGGCGTGCCCGGGGAAGTGGAGCTGACCGGACGCGGCGTGTCCTACTGCGCCACCTGCGACGGCGCTTTCTTCAAGAACGTGCCCGTCGCCATCATCGGCGGCGGCGACACGGCCGCGGAAGAAGCCCTGTTTCTCACCCGCTTTGCGAGCAAGGTCTATCTCATCCATCGCCGCGACCAACTGCGCGCGACCAAGATTTTGCAGGAACGCCTGTTCGGCAACGACAAGATCGAACTCATCTGGGACACGGAGGTCCTACGCATCGAGGGCGACGCGCGCGGCGTCAGGGCCATCGAGCTGCGCCACTTGAAAAGCGGCGAAAAATCCTCCCTGCCGCTGGAAGGCGTGTTCATGGCCATCGGCGTGACGCCCAAGGCCCATTTTCTCGCCGACGTGCTCAAACTCACCGAGGAGGGTTACATTCTCACCGACGCCGAATGCCGCACCTCCATGCCGGGCGTGTTCGCCGCCGGCGACGTGCGCAAGAAACTCCTCAAACAGATCGCCACCGCCGTGGGCGATGGCGCGGTGGCGGCGATCATGGCGGAAAAATATCTGATGGATGAGGAATAG
- a CDS encoding cation diffusion facilitator family transporter, which yields METNNHFDQKITRGFVFAITLTSITLVAEVVGGLWTNSLALLSDAAHVFSDLFALALSLLAIKLANRPASDRRTYGWHRAEIFASLINGTTLILMALGIVWEAGKRIVEPQEIRSLEMFVIAVVGLVMNLVVASRLHGHSHDDLNVRSAFLHVLGDAIASVGVIIGGLVMLFTGWYVVDALISVAIALIIGFGAVRVIRAAGHILLEGVPPHIDINQVVAKMRAVKGVGDVHHLHCWSICSHITSLSAHIDIEPEYRLRQGQIIGEIEAMLDHDYHITHTTLQCECSRCLSGPVIQQLRHRERRSSLCSHGHGPHDHEHPHH from the coding sequence ATGGAGACGAACAACCACTTCGATCAAAAAATCACCCGCGGTTTCGTCTTTGCCATCACCCTGACCAGCATCACCCTGGTGGCGGAAGTGGTTGGCGGCCTGTGGACCAACTCCCTGGCGCTGCTCTCCGACGCCGCCCATGTATTCAGCGATCTCTTCGCCCTGGCCCTGTCGCTGCTGGCGATCAAGCTCGCCAACCGACCGGCCAGCGATCGGCGCACCTACGGCTGGCACCGCGCTGAGATTTTCGCCTCGCTGATCAACGGCACCACCCTGATCCTCATGGCCCTGGGCATTGTCTGGGAAGCCGGCAAGCGTATCGTCGAGCCTCAGGAAATCAGGAGCCTGGAGATGTTCGTCATCGCCGTGGTCGGCCTGGTCATGAACCTGGTGGTGGCGTCGCGCCTGCACGGCCACTCCCATGACGATCTCAACGTGCGCAGCGCTTTTCTGCACGTGCTGGGCGACGCCATCGCCTCGGTGGGCGTAATTATCGGCGGGCTGGTGATGCTCTTCACCGGCTGGTATGTCGTGGACGCGCTGATCTCCGTCGCCATCGCCCTGATCATCGGTTTCGGCGCGGTGCGCGTCATTCGTGCCGCGGGCCATATTCTGCTCGAAGGGGTGCCGCCGCATATCGACATCAACCAGGTGGTGGCCAAAATGCGCGCCGTCAAGGGGGTCGGCGACGTGCACCACCTGCATTGCTGGTCGATCTGCTCGCACATCACCTCGCTGTCGGCGCACATCGACATCGAACCCGAGTACCGCTTGCGCCAGGGCCAGATCATCGGCGAGATCGAGGCGATGCTCGATCACGACTACCACATCACCCACACCACCTTGCAGTGCGAGTGCTCGCGCTGTCTGAGCGGACCGGTGATTCAGCAGTTGCGGCATCGGGAGCGGCGCTCCAGCCTGTGCAGCCACGGCCATGGGCCACACGACCACGAGCATCCGCATCATTGA
- a CDS encoding carbon-nitrogen family hydrolase yields MNRQIRAAAVQFNIALGEIAANRAKALGALQRLADAGCELAVLPEMWSCGYDYRRLAELAEQTPRLLEELQELTARLGLVVVGSLPEKLGDKLFNCATVIDRGALRGSYRKLHLFSNMGEDRFLAAGDRTLVAPTSVGRLGVAICYDLRFPELFRKLALEGAEILCLPAEWPKPRQEHWRTLLRARAIENQQFVVAANCCGIQGKLDFFGMSLLISPWGEVLAEAGEADTELSACFDFEEMVSFRGKIRCFEDRRPEIYGTLP; encoded by the coding sequence ATGAATCGACAAATCCGTGCCGCCGCCGTGCAATTCAATATCGCCCTGGGCGAGATCGCCGCCAATCGCGCCAAGGCCCTGGGCGCCCTGCAACGGCTGGCCGATGCCGGATGCGAGCTGGCCGTGCTGCCCGAGATGTGGAGCTGCGGCTACGACTATCGCCGCCTCGCCGAGTTGGCCGAGCAAACCCCGCGCCTGCTCGAGGAACTTCAGGAGCTCACGGCGCGCCTCGGTCTGGTGGTGGTCGGCAGCCTGCCGGAAAAGCTGGGCGACAAGCTCTTCAACTGCGCCACGGTCATCGATCGCGGCGCGCTGCGCGGCAGCTACCGCAAGCTGCACCTGTTCTCCAACATGGGCGAGGATCGCTTTCTCGCGGCGGGTGACCGCACCCTGGTGGCGCCGACCTCCGTGGGGCGGCTGGGCGTGGCGATCTGCTACGATCTGCGCTTCCCCGAGCTGTTTCGCAAGCTGGCCCTGGAGGGCGCGGAAATTCTCTGCCTGCCCGCCGAATGGCCCAAGCCGCGCCAGGAACACTGGCGCACCCTGCTGCGGGCGCGCGCCATCGAGAACCAGCAGTTCGTGGTGGCGGCCAATTGCTGCGGCATTCAGGGAAAACTCGATTTCTTCGGCATGAGCCTGCTGATTTCGCCCTGGGGCGAAGTGCTGGCGGAGGCAGGCGAAGCGGACACGGAGCTGAGCGCCTGCTTCGATTTCGAGGAGATGGTGAGTTTTCGCGGCAAGATCCGCTGTTTCGAGGACCGGCGCCCGGAAATCTACGGCACCCTGCCCTAA